The following are encoded in a window of Candidatus Babeliales bacterium genomic DNA:
- the gmk gene encoding guanylate kinase translates to MTQHEKKPGRLFVISAPSGGGKTSLTNCVIEKLSSSISLEKVATYTSRLPRFNEKNGKDYYFVSRTDFMKKREDGFFLETTEYNGEFYGSPASIITDLKKGKSLILVADWDGAKKILSLIENPVLIWIVPPSLDALKKRIEARGTEKAEQIEARIKLAKVELMHERISKIFNYWVFNDNFERATQEIISIIQKELVQ, encoded by the coding sequence ATGACACAACACGAGAAAAAACCTGGTAGGCTCTTTGTTATTTCTGCACCATCTGGTGGTGGTAAAACTTCTCTTACCAATTGTGTCATAGAAAAACTTAGTTCAAGTATCTCTCTAGAAAAAGTAGCTACCTACACCTCTCGCTTGCCACGTTTTAATGAAAAAAACGGAAAAGACTATTACTTTGTTTCTCGAACCGACTTTATGAAAAAAAGAGAAGATGGTTTTTTTTTGGAAACGACCGAATATAATGGTGAGTTTTATGGCTCTCCTGCTTCAATTATTACCGATCTAAAGAAAGGTAAATCGCTTATTTTGGTTGCTGATTGGGATGGAGCAAAAAAAATACTTAGTCTCATCGAAAACCCAGTTTTAATTTGGATTGTACCACCAAGTCTTGACGCTCTTAAAAAGCGTATCGAAGCGCGTGGCACTGAAAAAGCTGAACAAATTGAAGCGCGCATTAAACTTGCCAAAGTTGAGCTTATGCACGAACGTATTAGCAAGATCTTTAATTACTGGGTTTTTAACGACAATTTTGAGCGTGCAACCCAAGAAATCATCTCAATTATTCAAAAGGAATTGGTTCAATAG
- a CDS encoding DMT family transporter gives MILVVILYAILASTFIFAKEAVSYAKPCFLIGFRMIIAGSLLWGSQFFLNRKTALPKREDWFLFFKTTIFHIYLAFVLEFWSLQYVSALKTTIIYSATPFIAALLSYFLLKERLSFKKLLGVMIGIGGLMPTLLAQASGSEWSMELWRVSLPEGVLMIAVVSATYAWFLVSQLMKKGYSFGLINGVAMFMGGIMSLATSAVFEGFSSPIKDFWPFMMWVFLLILTANIVFYNMYSWLLQRYSITFLSFSGFLCPCFGTLYDWLFMGGTLAWQTFASLGLITIGLYLFYQDELLSKKTKKISIEPIPFE, from the coding sequence ATGATTTTAGTGGTGATTTTATATGCAATTCTTGCAAGTACTTTCATTTTTGCAAAAGAAGCCGTTTCATATGCTAAGCCCTGTTTTCTTATTGGTTTTCGTATGATTATTGCAGGAAGTTTATTATGGGGCAGTCAGTTTTTTTTGAATCGTAAAACAGCTCTGCCAAAACGAGAAGATTGGTTCCTTTTTTTCAAAACAACAATTTTTCATATTTATTTGGCTTTTGTACTTGAGTTTTGGTCATTGCAATATGTTTCTGCTTTGAAAACTACTATCATTTATTCAGCAACGCCTTTTATCGCCGCACTCTTATCATATTTTTTACTCAAAGAGCGCTTGAGTTTTAAAAAACTTTTGGGTGTTATGATTGGTATTGGTGGGCTTATGCCAACATTATTGGCTCAGGCATCGGGCAGTGAATGGTCTATGGAGTTGTGGCGTGTTTCACTTCCTGAAGGTGTTTTAATGATTGCCGTTGTTTCGGCAACCTATGCATGGTTTTTGGTAAGTCAGCTGATGAAAAAAGGCTACAGTTTTGGTTTGATTAACGGTGTTGCCATGTTTATGGGCGGCATTATGAGTCTTGCAACATCAGCAGTATTTGAAGGATTTTCTTCGCCAATTAAAGATTTTTGGCCATTTATGATGTGGGTATTTTTATTAATTCTTACGGCAAATATTGTTTTCTATAATATGTATTCTTGGCTTTTACAACGATATTCAATAACGTTCTTATCGTTTTCGGGTTTTTTATGCCCATGCTTTGGAACATTATATGATTGGTTATTTATGGGGGGAACGCTTGCCTGGCAAACTTTTGCCTCGCTTGGCCTGATAACTATTGGATTATATTTGTTTTATCAAGATGAATTGCTTAGTAAAAAAACTAAGAAGATCTCTATTGAACCAATTCCTTTTGAATAA